From Actinomycetota bacterium, one genomic window encodes:
- a CDS encoding AMP-binding protein has translation MNDRERLEGNLMRRMNIGDIPKRTAAKYHDRVVLVYGERRITFRELNENCCRMAHVFQVLGIKRGDRITFMTHYCLQYIYSWMGACKIGAAINPLNFMLMPLEIEHIVNDAESRLFFAEDVLAATVLEAPPG, from the coding sequence ATGAACGACCGCGAAAGGCTGGAGGGAAACCTCATGCGCCGGATGAACATCGGCGACATCCCCAAGCGCACGGCGGCCAAGTACCACGACCGGGTCGTCCTGGTGTACGGGGAACGCCGCATCACCTTCAGGGAGCTGAACGAGAACTGCTGCCGCATGGCCCACGTCTTCCAGGTTCTGGGTATCAAAAGAGGTGACCGCATCACTTTCATGACCCACTACTGCCTGCAGTACATCTATTCCTGGATGGGCGCCTGCAAGATCGGGGCGGCGATCAACCCCCTCAACTTCATGCTCATGCCCCTGGAGATAGAGCACATCGTGAACGACGCCGAGTCGCGGCTCTTCTTCGCGGAGGACGTCCTGGCGGCCACCGTGCTGGAGGCGCCCCCAGGCTGA
- the nifS gene encoding cysteine desulfurase NifS gives MEMRRIYMDHAATTPPHPEVTAAMLPYLGERFGNPSSVYGEGREARKAVEKARAQVAEALGADPSEIFFTSGGTEADNLAIIGAVYASGREKAHVITTAIEHHAVLEPCHFLQGMGHEVTYLPVDGSGIVDPEEVRRAITPATVLISVMHANNEVGTVQPVGEIAAICKEAGVYLHSDAVQTAGALDVNVDRLGVDMLSLSAHKLYGPKGTGCLYIRRGTRVRGLLLGGGQERGMRSGTENVAGIVGFGVAMELAAREWKERSERILPLRERLIAGILERIPHTRLNGDRERRLPNNVNVLFDFIEGEAICLKLDFQGIAASTGSACSSVSGEASHVLLALGIPPEEAHGSLRLTLGRENTQEDVDYVLETLPPVVEELRRISPLYRG, from the coding sequence ATGGAGATGCGCAGGATCTACATGGACCATGCCGCCACCACCCCCCCGCACCCCGAGGTCACGGCGGCGATGCTCCCCTACCTCGGCGAGAGGTTCGGAAATCCCTCCAGCGTTTACGGCGAGGGCAGGGAGGCGCGAAAGGCGGTGGAGAAGGCGCGCGCGCAGGTGGCGGAAGCCCTGGGGGCGGACCCCTCCGAGATCTTCTTCACCAGCGGGGGCACGGAGGCCGACAATCTGGCGATCATCGGCGCGGTATACGCCTCCGGCCGGGAGAAGGCCCATGTGATCACCACCGCCATCGAGCACCACGCGGTCCTGGAACCGTGCCATTTCCTGCAGGGCATGGGCCACGAGGTGACCTATCTCCCCGTGGACGGATCGGGGATAGTGGACCCGGAGGAGGTGCGCAGGGCCATCACCCCCGCCACCGTGCTGATATCGGTGATGCACGCCAATAACGAGGTGGGCACGGTGCAGCCCGTGGGCGAGATCGCCGCCATCTGCAAGGAAGCGGGCGTCTATCTGCACAGCGACGCGGTGCAGACCGCGGGCGCCCTGGACGTCAACGTGGACCGTCTGGGGGTGGACATGCTCTCCCTCTCGGCTCACAAGCTCTACGGCCCCAAGGGGACGGGCTGCCTTTATATACGCAGGGGAACGCGCGTGCGCGGCCTGCTGCTGGGCGGAGGGCAGGAGCGGGGCATGCGCTCGGGCACGGAGAACGTGGCCGGCATCGTGGGTTTCGGGGTGGCCATGGAGCTGGCGGCGCGGGAATGGAAAGAGAGGTCGGAACGCATCCTGCCGCTGAGGGAGCGCCTAATCGCGGGCATCCTGGAGCGCATACCCCACACCAGGCTCAACGGGGACCGCGAGCGGAGGCTTCCCAACAACGTCAACGTGCTCTTCGATTTCATCGAGGGCGAAGCCATATGCCTGAAACTGGACTTCCAGGGCATCGCCGCCTCCACGGGATCGGCGTGCAGCTCCGTGAGCGGCGAGGCCTCCCACGTGCTCCTCGCCCTAGGCATCCCCCCGGAGGAAGCACACGGCAGCCTGCGTCTCACCCTGGGCAGGGAGAACACGCAGGAGGACGTGGATTACGTGCTGGAGACCCTGCCGCCCGTCGTGGAGGAGCTGCGCCGCATATCTCCCCTTTACCGCGGCTGA
- a CDS encoding tetratricopeptide repeat protein yields MDPEEEFDFLAIEMFNVNLAITRMSLASIHAAEGKLDAAIDEYTRVLEFDPNLYLAYLNRGRVFWRKGDRERALEDLTRAINLEPGVAITYIYRGDLFLKQGNIAAARRDYRKALEVAPSFEMAAERMELLRKARRGSPKRREG; encoded by the coding sequence ATGGACCCGGAAGAGGAGTTCGACTTCCTCGCCATCGAGATGTTCAACGTCAACCTGGCCATCACCCGCATGAGCCTGGCGTCCATCCATGCCGCGGAGGGCAAGCTGGACGCCGCCATCGATGAATACACCCGGGTGCTGGAGTTCGACCCCAATCTCTACCTGGCCTACCTCAACCGCGGCAGGGTCTTCTGGCGCAAGGGCGACCGGGAGAGGGCCCTGGAGGACCTCACCCGGGCCATCAACCTCGAGCCCGGGGTGGCCATCACCTACATCTATCGCGGCGACCTCTTCCTGAAGCAGGGGAACATCGCGGCGGCACGCAGGGATTACCGCAAGGCGCTGGAGGTGGCTCCCAGCTTCGAGATGGCCGCCGAGCGCATGGAACTGCTGCGCAAGGCGCGCCGCGGAAGCCCGAAGCGCCGGGAGGGATGA
- a CDS encoding N-acetylmuramoyl-L-alanine amidase: protein MRPWAAVFHAVLAGAVILALAPPAGLLVSGSGFVAAAAPATWAHDSLGATSPSRVWYLAEGATAGGFETWLLVQNPGDAPAEIDVKLHTEDGERQGPADTIPPRTRRSYDLGRYVDTYDVSALVTSSSGVVCERAVYGGNRTWAHDSLGATSPSRVWYLAEGATAGGFETWLLVQNPGDAPAEIDVKLHTEDGERQGPADTIPPRTRRSYDLGRYVDTYDVSALVTSSSGVVCERAVYGRPVVCLDPGHAATPSEIDPETGINTQDWINEPEIGIVFDIAVRARDILEARGVRVVMTKASAYDPVNLRQRAVIANQARARMIVHIHCDPGLPSPTTFYPGPPPYDWKANTDTGRTARIDPAVQAASEAAAKRFHAGMIAYLRNAAGTGDGGTVIENRGTTGTGNYGPIFSYDIWSEVPTFTLENNLAFADAHRQEIAEAIAAGILSSL, encoded by the coding sequence GTGAGACCATGGGCGGCGGTTTTCCATGCTGTCCTGGCGGGAGCCGTGATCCTGGCGCTGGCGCCGCCGGCAGGCCTTCTCGTCTCCGGGTCCGGCTTCGTGGCGGCGGCCGCCCCCGCCACCTGGGCCCACGACTCCCTGGGTGCCACCTCCCCCTCCCGCGTCTGGTACCTGGCGGAGGGGGCCACGGCGGGGGGCTTCGAGACCTGGCTGCTGGTGCAGAACCCCGGCGATGCCCCGGCGGAGATAGACGTGAAGCTGCACACCGAGGACGGGGAGAGGCAGGGGCCCGCGGACACCATCCCTCCCCGCACCCGCCGCTCCTACGACCTGGGGAGGTACGTCGACACCTACGACGTCTCCGCCCTGGTCACCTCCTCCTCCGGGGTGGTGTGCGAGCGCGCCGTGTACGGGGGCAACCGCACCTGGGCCCACGACTCCCTGGGGGCCACCTCTCCCTCCCGCGTCTGGTACCTGGCGGAGGGGGCCACGGCGGGGGGCTTCGAGACCTGGCTGCTGGTGCAGAACCCCGGCGATGCCCCGGCGGAGATAGACGTGAAGCTGCACACCGAGGACGGGGAGAGGCAGGGGCCCGCGGACACCATCCCTCCCCGCACCCGCCGCTCCTACGACCTGGGGAGGTACGTCGACACCTACGACGTCTCCGCCCTGGTCACCTCCTCCTCGGGGGTGGTGTGCGAGCGCGCCGTGTACGGGCGCCCCGTGGTCTGCCTGGACCCCGGGCACGCCGCCACCCCCTCGGAGATAGACCCCGAGACCGGCATCAACACCCAGGACTGGATAAACGAGCCGGAGATCGGCATCGTCTTCGACATCGCGGTGCGGGCCCGGGACATCCTGGAGGCGCGCGGCGTGAGGGTGGTGATGACCAAGGCTTCCGCCTACGACCCCGTGAACCTCAGGCAGAGGGCGGTCATCGCCAACCAGGCCCGCGCGCGCATGATCGTGCACATCCACTGCGACCCCGGGCTGCCGTCGCCGACCACCTTCTACCCCGGCCCTCCCCCCTACGACTGGAAGGCCAACACCGACACCGGCAGGACCGCCCGCATCGATCCGGCGGTGCAGGCGGCGAGCGAGGCGGCGGCGAAGAGGTTCCACGCCGGCATGATCGCTTACCTGCGGAACGCGGCGGGGACGGGGGACGGCGGCACGGTGATCGAGAACCGCGGCACCACCGGCACCGGCAACTACGGCCCCATCTTCAGCTACGACATCTGGAGCGAGGTCCCCACCTTCACCCT
- a CDS encoding AMP-binding protein, which produces MERFGIIPMIAPDTPLPEGWLDLDALFVSEPDGSEPMVETDDDMCSRPYTSGTEALPKGVMNTHKSFFTTLLSGTGDLNIAEDDAALLSIPLYHIAGKYLLLEFINLGCKLVLEYAPNPIEILELTQSEKVTYWVYPPTLYQIMPSMPGFDAYDLSSLRKCVSFGAVMPVPILEQWKKLLPGSEWRNYYGQTESGPLGSTLQPEDFERKIDTIGTPHTGVEIKIFDDEDNEVPVGEMGEIVMRGPSVMKGYYNLEEKTAETLRVGWLHTGDLGKFDEGGFLYFLDRKKDMIKSGGENAASKEVEDAIIGHEKVMQVAVVGLPDDYWIEMVAAAVVPYPGVEVTEEEIIAYAKQYLAGYKVPKKVFVMSMEEMPVLPSGKILKRELRDRLSKQQ; this is translated from the coding sequence GTGGAGAGGTTCGGCATCATCCCCATGATCGCCCCGGATACCCCGCTGCCGGAGGGATGGCTGGACCTGGACGCGCTCTTCGTCTCCGAGCCCGACGGCTCCGAGCCCATGGTGGAGACCGACGACGACATGTGCTCGCGCCCCTACACCAGCGGCACCGAGGCCCTGCCCAAGGGGGTCATGAACACCCACAAGAGCTTCTTCACCACCCTCCTCTCGGGGACGGGCGACCTCAACATCGCCGAGGACGACGCCGCCCTGCTCTCCATCCCCCTCTACCACATCGCCGGCAAGTACCTGCTGCTGGAGTTCATCAACCTGGGCTGCAAGCTGGTGCTGGAGTACGCGCCCAACCCCATCGAGATTCTCGAGCTCACCCAGAGCGAGAAGGTCACCTACTGGGTCTACCCCCCGACCCTCTACCAGATAATGCCATCCATGCCCGGCTTCGATGCCTACGACCTCTCCTCCCTGAGGAAGTGCGTCTCCTTCGGCGCGGTCATGCCCGTGCCCATCCTGGAACAGTGGAAGAAGCTGCTGCCGGGATCGGAGTGGCGGAACTACTACGGCCAGACCGAGTCCGGCCCCCTGGGGTCGACCCTGCAGCCCGAGGACTTCGAGCGCAAGATCGACACCATCGGCACCCCCCACACCGGGGTGGAGATCAAGATCTTCGACGACGAGGACAACGAGGTGCCGGTGGGCGAGATGGGCGAGATCGTCATGCGCGGCCCCTCGGTGATGAAGGGCTACTACAACCTGGAGGAGAAGACCGCCGAGACCCTGCGGGTCGGATGGCTGCACACCGGCGATCTGGGCAAGTTCGACGAGGGGGGCTTCCTCTACTTCCTGGACCGCAAGAAGGACATGATCAAGTCGGGCGGGGAGAACGCGGCCTCCAAGGAGGTGGAGGACGCGATCATCGGGCACGAGAAGGTCATGCAGGTGGCCGTGGTCGGCCTGCCCGACGACTACTGGATCGAGATGGTCGCGGCAGCAGTGGTGCCCTACCCCGGCGTGGAGGTCACCGAGGAGGAGATCATCGCCTACGCCAAGCAGTACCTGGCCGGGTACAAGGTGCCCAAGAAGGTTTTCGTCATGTCCATGGAGGAGATGCCGGTGCTCCCCAGCGGGAAGATCCTCAAGCGCGAGCTGCGCGACCGCCTCTCCAAGCAGCAGTAG